Proteins from a single region of Gemmatirosa kalamazoonensis:
- a CDS encoding MarR family winged helix-turn-helix transcriptional regulator, translating to MALLRTASVVRRVLERVVEPFGLSLAQYNALRIVRGAGTGGIPTLAIRERMIEEGTTITRLLDKLEEAGLLRRERSLPDRRQVICFATAAGVQLLDRVDPLVDASDAAAVETLPDDDVTRLVALLDAVRTANAERGAARRAAPASG from the coding sequence GTGGCGCTGCTGCGCACGGCGTCGGTGGTGCGGCGCGTCCTCGAGCGCGTCGTCGAGCCGTTCGGGCTCAGCCTCGCGCAGTACAACGCGCTGCGCATCGTCCGCGGCGCCGGCACCGGGGGCATCCCCACGCTCGCCATCCGTGAGCGGATGATCGAGGAGGGCACCACGATCACGCGGCTGCTCGACAAGCTGGAGGAGGCCGGCCTCCTGCGCCGCGAGCGCTCCCTTCCCGACCGGCGGCAGGTGATCTGCTTCGCCACCGCCGCCGGCGTGCAGCTGCTCGACCGTGTGGACCCGCTCGTCGACGCGAGCGACGCCGCCGCGGTGGAGACGCTCCCCGACGACGACGTCACGCGGCTCGTGGCGCTGCTCGACGCCGTGCGGACGGCGAACGCGGAGCGTGGCGCGGCCCGCCGCGCCGCCCCCGCATCCGGCTAG
- a CDS encoding TonB-dependent receptor domain-containing protein: protein MAGTVVHAAGGQPIAAAAVSLRSMRDSALVGGGYSRADGTFRIDGLRPGVYTVRVRAIGFAPLVKSGVAVTAAAPVMDLGKLPLTPVAAELSSVTVTAQQEAVALAPDRNSYTVKDMPAASGGSAVDVLRNVPAVEVDGDNKVSLRGNENVVVQINGRITPMRGEALGNFLAQLPANMVSKVEVVPNPSAKNDPEGMAGIVNIVLKENADLGLSGGATVGGGTTGQVNLSGNLGYQAGPLTLFANYGFMRDDRELSGFTSRQGLASGLLPFLESDATGAFSPKSHSLNASADYKLGARTTLSSTLIGSKRDLTRENDNAYRELDATRALTGRSLRTSMQTGDGLMVDYTLGFRRTAKRAGDGLSAEFRVNRSRDDDAVRLADQTLSTTAGAPAGAAAIETNATGALTHNWTLQTDFTRTLGSRTKLETGYKGTLRQLENAYDVAQWSDATASFVTDAGRSNAFDYDEQVHAAYAVLSQGIGKFDLQGGLRAEAVSTRFDLATTSTRYDNDYRSLYPSAIAAYNLDDRRQLKASYSKRVTRPDTRQLNPFGMREDALNVFQGNPALQPEYTHAFELGYQQSFGKGTVQVTPFARHTVNAVRFIRTIDDAGVSTTTFQNVATSDSYGADVNGSLRLGRLTGFGGVSAFKQVTDGSNLSTDVSNSALGWSARGNATVKLTRTLDAQGFLMYRAPMTTEQGRMSAMTMTNLALRQKLRGDAASVTLRVMDPFNTMKMGFVTDDGRFYQTSQRQFGARAGCS, encoded by the coding sequence ATCGCCGGCACCGTCGTCCACGCCGCCGGCGGCCAGCCGATCGCGGCGGCCGCGGTGTCGCTGCGCAGCATGCGCGACTCGGCGCTCGTCGGCGGCGGCTACTCGCGCGCCGACGGCACGTTCCGCATCGACGGTCTGCGGCCCGGTGTCTACACCGTACGCGTGCGCGCGATCGGCTTCGCGCCGCTCGTGAAGAGCGGCGTCGCCGTGACGGCCGCCGCGCCCGTGATGGACCTCGGCAAGCTGCCGCTCACCCCCGTCGCCGCCGAGCTGTCGAGCGTGACGGTCACCGCGCAGCAGGAGGCCGTGGCGCTCGCCCCCGACCGCAACAGCTACACGGTGAAGGACATGCCCGCCGCGTCGGGCGGCAGCGCGGTCGACGTGCTGCGCAACGTCCCCGCGGTCGAGGTGGACGGCGACAACAAGGTGAGCCTGCGCGGCAACGAGAACGTCGTCGTGCAGATCAACGGCCGCATCACGCCGATGCGCGGCGAGGCGCTGGGCAACTTCCTCGCGCAGCTCCCGGCGAACATGGTGAGCAAGGTCGAGGTGGTGCCGAACCCGTCGGCGAAGAACGATCCCGAAGGCATGGCCGGCATCGTCAACATCGTGCTGAAGGAGAACGCGGACCTCGGCCTGAGCGGCGGCGCCACGGTCGGCGGCGGCACCACGGGCCAGGTGAACCTGTCCGGCAACCTCGGCTACCAGGCCGGCCCGCTCACGCTGTTCGCGAACTACGGTTTCATGCGCGACGACCGCGAGCTCTCCGGCTTCACGAGCCGTCAGGGGCTCGCCAGCGGCCTGCTGCCGTTCCTCGAGAGCGACGCGACCGGCGCGTTCTCGCCGAAGTCGCACTCGCTGAACGCCAGCGCGGACTACAAGCTCGGCGCGCGCACCACGCTCTCGTCGACCCTCATCGGGAGCAAGCGCGATCTCACGCGCGAGAACGACAACGCGTACCGCGAGCTCGACGCCACGCGCGCGCTCACCGGCCGCTCGCTCCGCACGAGCATGCAGACCGGCGACGGCCTGATGGTCGACTACACGCTCGGCTTCCGCCGCACCGCGAAGCGCGCCGGTGACGGGCTCTCCGCCGAGTTCCGCGTGAACCGCTCGCGCGACGACGACGCCGTGCGCCTCGCCGACCAGACGCTGTCGACGACGGCCGGCGCCCCGGCCGGTGCCGCCGCCATCGAGACGAACGCGACCGGCGCGCTCACGCACAACTGGACGCTGCAGACCGACTTCACGCGCACGCTCGGCAGCCGCACGAAGCTGGAGACCGGGTACAAGGGCACGCTCCGCCAGCTCGAGAACGCGTACGACGTCGCGCAGTGGTCCGATGCGACGGCCTCGTTCGTCACCGACGCGGGTCGCAGCAACGCGTTCGACTACGACGAGCAGGTGCACGCCGCGTACGCCGTGCTGAGCCAGGGTATCGGCAAGTTCGACCTGCAGGGCGGCCTGCGCGCCGAGGCGGTGTCGACTCGGTTCGACCTCGCGACGACGAGCACGCGCTACGACAACGACTACCGCAGCCTGTACCCGAGCGCGATCGCGGCGTACAACCTCGACGACCGCCGGCAGCTGAAGGCGAGCTACTCGAAGCGCGTCACGCGCCCCGACACGCGTCAGCTCAACCCGTTCGGCATGCGCGAGGACGCGCTGAACGTCTTCCAGGGCAACCCGGCGCTGCAGCCCGAGTACACGCATGCGTTCGAGCTCGGCTACCAGCAGTCGTTCGGCAAGGGCACGGTGCAGGTGACGCCGTTCGCGCGCCACACGGTGAACGCGGTGCGCTTCATCCGCACGATCGACGACGCCGGCGTGTCGACGACGACGTTCCAGAACGTCGCCACGAGCGACTCCTACGGCGCCGACGTGAACGGCTCGCTGCGGCTCGGCCGCCTCACCGGCTTCGGCGGCGTCAGCGCGTTCAAGCAGGTGACCGACGGCAGCAACCTGAGCACCGACGTGTCGAACAGCGCGCTCGGCTGGTCGGCGCGCGGCAACGCGACGGTGAAGCTCACCCGCACGCTCGACGCGCAGGGCTTCCTGATGTACCGCGCGCCGATGACGACCGAGCAGGGCCGCATGTCGGCGATGACGATGACGAACCTCGCGCTCCGCCAGAAGCTGCGCGGCGACGCGGCGAGCGTGACGCTGCGCGTGATGGACCCGTTCAACACGATGAAGATGGGCTTCGTCACCGATGACGGGCGCTTCTACCAGACGTCGCAGCGGCAGTTCGGCGCGCGCGCGGGCTGTTCCTGA
- a CDS encoding YceI family protein — translation MSTRSHAGRARLLTALATAFTAGLALTATRADAQTKKSAPARKTAAAAAAPRRFVLAADGNEARYRVRERLMGHDLDNDAIGTTKEITGRLFVDAQGRVVRDSSRIVVTLTNLTSDQARRDGFVKRRTLQVDSFPTATLVPTEFRGGTGTLPTSGTATFELLADLTVRGVTRPTVWKVTARAEGGAVTGTATTAFTFKDFSLDQPRVPVLLSVADTITLEYDFRFVPETAPAIAAPGQGR, via the coding sequence ATGAGCACCCGATCCCACGCCGGCCGCGCGCGCCTCCTCACCGCCCTCGCCACGGCATTCACCGCGGGCCTCGCGCTGACCGCGACCCGCGCCGACGCGCAGACGAAGAAGAGCGCTCCCGCGCGCAAGACCGCGGCGGCCGCGGCGGCCCCGCGCCGCTTCGTCCTCGCGGCCGACGGCAACGAGGCGCGCTACCGCGTGCGCGAGCGGCTCATGGGCCACGATCTCGACAACGACGCGATCGGCACGACGAAGGAGATCACCGGCCGGCTGTTCGTCGATGCGCAGGGGCGGGTGGTGCGCGACAGCTCGCGGATCGTCGTCACGCTCACGAACCTCACGAGCGACCAGGCGCGCCGCGACGGCTTCGTGAAGCGCCGCACGCTGCAGGTCGACTCGTTCCCGACGGCGACGCTCGTCCCGACGGAGTTCCGCGGCGGCACCGGCACGCTGCCGACGTCGGGCACGGCGACGTTCGAGCTGCTCGCCGACCTCACGGTGCGCGGCGTGACGCGGCCGACGGTGTGGAAGGTGACGGCGCGCGCCGAGGGCGGCGCGGTGACGGGCACCGCGACGACGGCGTTCACGTTCAAGGACTTCTCGCTCGACCAGCCGCGGGTGCCGGTGCTGCTGAGCGTCGCGGACACGATCACGCTCGAGTACGACTTCCGCTTCGTGCCCGAGACGGCGCCGGCGATTGCCGCTCCCGGTCAGGGCCGGTAA
- a CDS encoding sensor histidine kinase, protein MRTTLSVAAYRAMTTPAPAETTTSAPRWWVEPALILAFWTAMAVLTAVGQLLDPRAGFLKPVFPAASVGLAFTGAYLWAALTRPIFRLSRRYSFERGHWHTNVLALLGVGVVIAIGMEIVVSYLRFEVFFSPRDRAFGYNPLFGLKRLFWLDDFVVYLAVLAVGFARDYFHRLQKRHDEAVELEAERARLQAEAARLEAQLAEARLAALRAQLDPHFLFNTLNAVSSLVGSDPRGVRRMIARLSALLRHTLEESTEPEVPLAQELAVLGQYVEIMEIRFEGRLHVDTSVDPAALDALVPNLVLQPLVENAIKHGVSKLPNAAVGRVAVTVRRAGDDVVLSVRDNGPAIDDADALARPGGVGLRNTRERLTQLYGPEHTLTLTAAPGGGVVAELTLPYHTRADLHAAGVAAVDDDATPAALGAVGAESAARG, encoded by the coding sequence GTGCGCACGACCCTCTCCGTGGCGGCGTACCGCGCGATGACGACTCCAGCCCCTGCCGAGACGACGACCTCCGCGCCGCGGTGGTGGGTGGAGCCCGCGCTGATCCTCGCGTTCTGGACGGCGATGGCGGTGCTCACCGCGGTGGGGCAGCTGCTCGATCCGCGCGCCGGCTTCCTGAAGCCGGTGTTCCCGGCCGCCTCGGTGGGGCTCGCGTTCACCGGCGCGTACCTGTGGGCGGCGCTCACGCGTCCGATCTTCCGCCTCAGCCGCCGCTACTCCTTCGAGCGCGGGCACTGGCACACGAACGTCCTCGCGCTGCTCGGCGTGGGCGTCGTTATCGCGATCGGGATGGAGATCGTCGTCTCGTACCTGCGCTTCGAGGTGTTCTTCTCGCCGCGCGACCGCGCGTTCGGGTACAACCCGCTGTTCGGGCTGAAGCGCCTGTTCTGGCTCGACGACTTCGTGGTGTATCTCGCGGTGCTCGCGGTGGGCTTCGCGCGCGACTACTTCCATCGGCTGCAGAAGCGCCACGACGAGGCGGTGGAGCTGGAGGCGGAGCGCGCGCGGCTGCAGGCCGAGGCGGCGCGGCTCGAGGCGCAGCTCGCGGAGGCGCGGCTCGCCGCGTTGCGCGCGCAGCTCGACCCACACTTCCTGTTCAACACGCTGAACGCCGTCTCGTCGCTCGTCGGCAGCGACCCGCGCGGCGTGCGGCGCATGATCGCGCGACTGAGCGCGCTGCTCCGCCACACGCTGGAGGAGTCGACCGAGCCCGAGGTGCCGCTCGCGCAGGAGCTCGCGGTGCTCGGGCAGTACGTCGAGATCATGGAGATCCGCTTCGAGGGACGCCTCCACGTGGACACGAGCGTGGATCCGGCGGCGCTCGACGCGCTCGTGCCGAACCTCGTGCTGCAGCCGCTCGTCGAGAACGCGATCAAGCACGGGGTGAGCAAGCTGCCTAACGCCGCGGTGGGGCGCGTCGCGGTGACCGTGCGCCGCGCGGGCGACGACGTCGTGCTGTCGGTGCGCGACAACGGGCCGGCGATCGACGATGCCGACGCGCTGGCGCGGCCGGGCGGCGTGGGGCTGCGCAACACGCGCGAGCGGCTGACGCAGCTCTACGGCCCGGAGCACACGCTCACGCTCACGGCGGCGCCGGGCGGCGGCGTGGTGGCCGAGCTGACGCTGCCGTATCACACGCGCGCCGACCTGCACGCGGCGGGCGTCGCCGCGGTGGACGACGACGCGACGCCGGCCGCGCTGGGCGCAGTCGGCGCGGAGAGCGCGGCGCGGGGATGA
- a CDS encoding DoxX family protein, which translates to MSTITRPAPYATPGSLTTPVALLDSRAAVAPFVARVSLALLMFPHGAQHALGWFGGYGFRGTLGWMTGTLGFPAPAAALAITVELLAPFALLLGFGSRLAALGLVGLMLGAISTHVANGFFMNWFGALKAGSEGFEYHLFAIALAAVVVIDGGGALSVDRRLARAVRSER; encoded by the coding sequence ATGTCGACCATCACTCGCCCCGCCCCGTACGCGACGCCGGGCTCGCTCACGACGCCGGTCGCGCTCCTCGACAGCCGAGCCGCCGTCGCGCCGTTCGTCGCTCGCGTCTCGCTCGCGCTGCTCATGTTCCCGCACGGAGCCCAGCACGCGCTCGGCTGGTTCGGGGGCTACGGCTTCCGCGGCACGCTCGGCTGGATGACGGGCACGCTCGGCTTCCCGGCGCCCGCCGCGGCGCTCGCGATCACCGTCGAGCTGCTCGCGCCGTTCGCGCTGCTCCTCGGCTTCGGCAGCCGCCTCGCCGCGCTCGGCCTCGTCGGCCTGATGCTCGGCGCCATCAGCACGCACGTCGCGAACGGCTTCTTCATGAACTGGTTCGGCGCGCTGAAGGCCGGCAGCGAGGGGTTCGAGTACCACCTGTTCGCCATCGCGCTCGCGGCGGTCGTCGTCATCGACGGCGGCGGCGCCCTGTCGGTCGACCGTCGACTCGCGCGTGCCGTGCGTTCCGAGCGTTGA
- a CDS encoding type IV pilin protein → MMSQNTNRKGFTLIELLIVVVIIGILAAIAIPKFSSTKEKAYMATMKADLKNLTNVQEAFYSDSGRYAKQSELTGNYLWNLSQNNTVIGVDGDATGWSASLKNAAVKSVTSCNIFAGGPTGAAATNKGSATADGAPICK, encoded by the coding sequence ATGATGTCGCAGAACACGAACCGCAAGGGCTTCACGCTGATCGAGCTTCTGATCGTCGTCGTCATCATCGGCATCCTCGCCGCGATCGCGATCCCGAAGTTCTCGTCGACGAAGGAGAAGGCCTACATGGCCACGATGAAGGCGGACCTGAAGAACCTCACGAACGTGCAGGAGGCCTTCTACTCCGACTCCGGCCGCTACGCGAAGCAGAGCGAGCTGACGGGCAACTACCTGTGGAACCTGAGCCAGAACAACACCGTGATCGGCGTCGACGGCGACGCGACGGGCTGGTCGGCCAGCCTGAAGAACGCCGCCGTGAAGTCGGTCACGAGCTGCAACATCTTCGCGGGCGGCCCGACGGGCGCCGCGGCGACGAACAAGGGCTCGGCCACGGCCGACGGCGCGCCGATCTGTAAGTAA
- a CDS encoding B12-binding domain-containing radical SAM protein — protein MRRLRVGILDLVTNGPATALYGRIMNANLASLMPQALGVWCEAAGHDVRFVCYTGFEDLSAELPAGLDFLFVSAFSQAAQLAYAISERYRRQGTVTGLGGPHARCYPEDARNYFDYVFGFTDETIVRDALAECAPHRPLGVQIGAARQVVNLPGVRERWRFIEPTLAKAPTIKIVPMLSSLGCPYTCSFCIDSTVAHQPFPVEVLRDDLRFLLTKFRRPHVAWHDPNFGVRFDETLGAIEEAVPPGRVDFIAESSLSLLSEERMRRLARNGFKALLPGVESWYSLGNKSRTGRASGMDKVRQVADHVNMVLRHVPYVQTNFVLGLDTDEGDEPFELTKRFLDLVPGAFPGFSLLSAFGRAAPLNLDLQRDGRVLPFPHHFLNNSRAMNVRPKHYAWPAFYDRVVDLTAYAFSRRAIVRRFAANRELIPRAMNVVRAVSSEGAGRNRYYREVRGLLDTDRSMRRFFEGESTELPAFYAERVRRDLGPFWAHLPAGALMHDQNAYLATERTGPTAISGAPATGLAS, from the coding sequence ATGCGTCGGTTGCGCGTCGGCATTCTCGACCTAGTCACGAACGGCCCCGCCACCGCGCTGTACGGGCGGATCATGAACGCGAACCTGGCCAGCCTCATGCCGCAGGCGTTAGGCGTGTGGTGCGAGGCGGCCGGACACGATGTGCGGTTCGTGTGCTATACGGGGTTCGAGGACCTCTCGGCCGAGCTGCCGGCCGGCCTCGATTTCCTGTTCGTCAGCGCGTTCAGCCAGGCGGCGCAGCTCGCGTACGCGATCAGCGAGCGCTATCGCCGCCAGGGCACGGTCACCGGGTTGGGCGGCCCGCACGCGCGCTGCTACCCCGAGGACGCGCGCAATTACTTCGACTACGTCTTCGGCTTCACCGACGAGACGATCGTCCGCGATGCGCTGGCCGAGTGCGCGCCGCACCGTCCCCTCGGCGTGCAGATCGGCGCGGCGCGGCAGGTCGTGAATCTCCCGGGGGTGCGCGAGCGCTGGCGCTTCATCGAGCCGACGCTCGCGAAGGCGCCGACGATCAAGATCGTGCCGATGCTCTCCAGCCTCGGCTGCCCCTACACGTGCAGCTTCTGCATCGACTCGACGGTCGCGCATCAGCCGTTCCCGGTGGAGGTGCTGCGCGACGACCTCCGCTTCCTGCTCACCAAGTTCCGCCGCCCGCACGTCGCGTGGCACGATCCGAACTTCGGCGTGCGCTTCGACGAGACGTTAGGCGCCATCGAGGAGGCGGTGCCGCCCGGGCGCGTCGACTTCATCGCCGAGAGCAGCCTGTCGCTGCTGTCGGAGGAGCGCATGCGTCGGCTCGCGCGCAACGGCTTCAAGGCGCTCCTCCCCGGCGTGGAGTCCTGGTACTCGCTCGGCAACAAGTCGCGCACGGGGCGCGCGTCGGGGATGGACAAGGTGCGGCAGGTGGCCGACCACGTGAACATGGTGCTGCGCCACGTGCCGTACGTGCAGACGAACTTCGTGCTCGGCCTCGACACCGACGAGGGAGACGAGCCGTTCGAGCTCACGAAGCGGTTCCTCGACCTCGTGCCGGGCGCGTTTCCCGGGTTCTCGCTGCTGTCGGCGTTCGGCCGCGCCGCGCCGCTCAACCTGGATCTCCAGCGCGACGGACGCGTGCTGCCGTTCCCGCACCACTTCCTGAACAACTCGCGGGCGATGAACGTGCGGCCGAAACACTACGCGTGGCCCGCGTTCTACGACCGCGTCGTCGACCTGACGGCGTACGCGTTCTCGCGCCGCGCGATCGTGCGCCGCTTCGCGGCGAACCGCGAGCTGATCCCGCGCGCGATGAACGTCGTCCGCGCGGTGTCCAGCGAAGGCGCGGGCCGGAACCGCTACTACCGCGAGGTGCGCGGCCTCCTGGACACCGACCGGTCGATGCGGCGCTTCTTCGAGGGGGAGAGCACGGAGCTGCCGGCGTTCTACGCGGAGCGCGTGCGGCGCGACCTGGGGCCGTTCTGGGCCCACCTCCCCGCCGGCGCTCTCATGCACGACCAGAACGCGTACCTCGCCACCGAGCGGACGGGCCCGACGGCGATCAGCGGAGCGCCGGCTACCGGTCTCGCGTCCTGA
- a CDS encoding LytR/AlgR family response regulator transcription factor, with protein MTAPRAVRVLIVDDEPLARRRVAELLGEESGVEIVGTATSGAEAVAAIRAHAPDVVFLDVQMPDGTGLDVVREIGPDAMPVTVFVTAYDQYALKAFDAAAVDYLVKPYDDERFVQAFQRARESVESKRLRRLSGELLAALQAVQGGGATPVPAAPLREEADVATPAPAAAPAATPARPDYLERIAVEIRGQVRVVPVAKVQYVTASGPYVEIHTPERTYLIREQMQVLEDRLDPERFFRVHRSAIVRLDLIEGLTRNASGDYTVQLRGGLQLKVSRSRSEELERRMGLAK; from the coding sequence ATGACCGCGCCGCGGGCGGTGCGCGTGCTCATCGTCGACGACGAGCCGCTGGCCCGCCGCCGCGTCGCCGAGCTGCTCGGCGAGGAGTCGGGCGTGGAGATCGTCGGCACCGCGACGAGCGGCGCCGAGGCGGTCGCGGCCATCCGCGCGCACGCGCCCGACGTCGTGTTCCTCGACGTGCAGATGCCCGACGGCACGGGGCTCGACGTCGTGCGCGAGATCGGGCCCGACGCGATGCCGGTGACGGTGTTCGTCACGGCCTACGACCAGTACGCGCTGAAGGCGTTCGACGCCGCGGCGGTCGACTATCTCGTGAAGCCGTACGACGACGAGCGGTTCGTGCAGGCGTTCCAGCGCGCGCGCGAGTCGGTGGAGTCGAAGCGGCTGCGCCGGCTCTCGGGCGAGTTGCTCGCCGCGCTGCAGGCGGTGCAGGGCGGCGGCGCGACGCCGGTGCCTGCCGCGCCGCTGCGTGAGGAAGCCGACGTCGCGACACCCGCACCCGCGGCGGCGCCCGCGGCGACGCCGGCGCGGCCCGACTACCTCGAGCGCATCGCGGTCGAGATCCGCGGGCAGGTGCGCGTGGTGCCCGTGGCGAAGGTGCAGTACGTCACGGCGAGCGGCCCGTACGTCGAGATCCACACGCCGGAGCGGACGTATCTCATCCGGGAGCAGATGCAGGTGCTCGAGGATCGGCTCGACCCGGAGCGATTCTTCCGCGTGCACCGCTCGGCCATCGTGCGGCTCGACCTCATCGAGGGGCTGACGCGGAACGCGAGCGGCGACTACACGGTGCAGCTGCGCGGTGGGCTGCAGCTCAAGGTGAGCCGCAGCCGGTCCGAGGAGCTGGAGCGGCGCATGGGGCTCGCGAAGTGA
- a CDS encoding sensor histidine kinase, which yields MIASNDPLPSCPLATALALRICDAREELTRRWLDRISARVNLDPNEVFPSDELLDHVPMLFAGIAAYIEDPAQEIPADAPVIAKAMELGALRHEQGFDEYEILKEFELLGGVLFAFLVREVRELQAPCDRDEILVCGHRLFRAIAVIQEASVAHYLQRMRARLSEREARLRAFNRALTHELKNEIGAILGAAELLDEPGLAEDRRPPAIEIIRRNARVMRDVLGNLVELSRLDPEARHQRRILLPQAVAEAVRQLRDRARASGVAVRIGPLPAVEVPAAAVELSLTNYLSNAIKYADPAKAARWVLIRAFVSAPRREIVVEVCDNGLGVPEEKRPHLFAQGFRAHEETVTDVEGTGLGLTIVRDAIEAVGGRAWVTFPPHGGSCFAFALPARRAADVADGAPARGSAPDA from the coding sequence ATGATCGCCTCGAACGACCCGCTCCCCTCCTGCCCGCTCGCCACGGCGCTCGCACTCCGGATCTGCGACGCCCGCGAGGAGCTCACGCGCCGCTGGCTCGACCGCATCAGCGCGCGGGTCAACCTCGACCCGAACGAGGTCTTCCCGAGCGACGAGCTGCTCGACCACGTGCCGATGCTGTTCGCCGGCATCGCGGCGTACATCGAGGACCCGGCGCAGGAGATCCCCGCCGACGCGCCGGTGATCGCGAAGGCGATGGAGCTCGGCGCGCTCCGCCACGAGCAGGGGTTCGACGAGTACGAGATCCTGAAGGAGTTCGAGCTCCTCGGCGGCGTGCTGTTCGCGTTCCTCGTGCGCGAGGTCCGCGAGCTCCAGGCGCCGTGCGACCGCGACGAGATCCTCGTCTGTGGGCACCGGCTGTTCCGCGCCATCGCCGTCATCCAGGAGGCGAGCGTCGCGCACTACCTGCAGCGCATGCGCGCGCGGCTCTCCGAGCGCGAGGCGCGGCTGCGCGCGTTCAACCGCGCGCTCACGCACGAGCTGAAGAACGAGATCGGCGCGATCCTCGGCGCCGCGGAGCTGCTCGACGAGCCCGGGCTCGCCGAGGACCGTCGCCCTCCGGCGATCGAGATCATCCGCCGCAACGCGCGCGTCATGCGCGACGTGCTCGGCAACCTCGTCGAGCTGTCGCGTCTCGATCCCGAGGCCCGCCACCAGCGCCGCATCCTGCTGCCGCAGGCGGTGGCCGAGGCGGTGCGACAGCTGCGCGACCGCGCGCGGGCGTCGGGCGTCGCCGTGCGCATCGGCCCGCTGCCCGCGGTCGAGGTGCCCGCCGCGGCGGTCGAGCTGTCGCTCACGAACTACCTGTCGAACGCGATCAAGTACGCCGACCCGGCGAAGGCCGCGCGCTGGGTGCTGATTCGCGCGTTCGTGAGCGCGCCGCGGCGCGAGATCGTCGTGGAGGTGTGCGACAACGGGCTCGGCGTGCCGGAGGAGAAGCGCCCACACCTGTTCGCGCAGGGCTTCCGCGCGCACGAGGAGACCGTGACCGACGTCGAGGGCACCGGGCTCGGCCTGACGATCGTGCGCGACGCGATCGAGGCGGTCGGCGGGCGCGCGTGGGTGACGTTCCCGCCGCACGGCGGATCGTGCTTCGCGTTCGCGCTCCCGGCGCGTCGCGCGGCCGACGTCGCGGACGGCGCCCCGGCGCGCGGATCCGCGCCGGACGCGTAG